AAACGCCGTGGTCGCAGATTAAGTATTATCGGGCTTCTCCAACCTTTAATCAGTTTTGTTTACGGTTTAGTTATCGGTGGTGTTGACCGTAAATCTTATATAGAAATGATGGAGAAAGAAGCCAAACAAGCCCAAGAAACTGGACGTATCAGCGTGATTGTGCAAGATAACGGGCCAATACATCGCTGCCAAGAAGTTCAACAATTGTGGAAAAAATGGGAAAGTCAGGGTTTGTACATCTTTTTTCTCCCGAAATATTGCTCAGAAATGAATCCAATTGAATTGGAATGGCAACATCTCAAGAAAGATGAGTTATCCGGGCAAGCATTTGATGATGAGCTAGATCTCGCTTACGCCGTCATCAATGGTGTTCAAGCTAGAGGAAAAAAAAACAATCACAACACACATCGTGTAAAATTTAGCTCTAGATTATCAACTTAAGATTTTGTTACATAGTAGAAAATTTCGGTGCCTACCTACTTACACATTTCACAGAATTAAGATGTTTTACCCTAGTTAGTAACTATAACTACATATAGTTTCAAAATTAACTCCTAACATTACTGTAATAGAAAATATAGAAACACTTTTAGTTAGTTACGTTTGAAACCGTTAATTAATAAAATAGTTGTTTGGTTGCTAAAAGATTATAAGATTACATCTAAGTATTAGACACAAATGAATGAAAGTTTGCTTTAGCGCTAAAGCGCAACTACAAACCATAATATATCTTAATTTCAATCATATCTACTTACTTTGCTAAATATTGTAACTATAATTTCAAAAATATTTAACTTCTATGAGTTCTAAGATTGTAATAGCTAATGTGCTGAGTTTTTCAGCACGTTATTCAAGTTTTAATTTCAATGTAAATTTGAATTACTTAGCTGTACAAAAAGAGTAAAAACTTTAAAATTTAGGCAAAATTTTCTTTTGCAGTATGCTTTTCAGCTTTTTGCCCAACTAGTTTTCTATATTTAGAATTGCAGAATAAAAATACTTCATATTGAGAATATACTGTAATCAATAAATTTATAAATTTTCTAGCTGCCAGTGCATCGGTTATAGCTATTAAAGCAAATAAAGACAACATTAGGTCAAGTAAATAAATAATTTCGCCTTAACCCAATAAATTAGGAAGACCTGTGTTATGGTTGTTATAGGAATCAAAAAGTAAAAGCACAAAAAACTTTCAGCAATATTGAGGTATGCTCAATAAAGTTTTTTGTTCTGGTAAATCCACTTCATTCGTTACAAGTTTTTGTAACGAAGAAATCAAACCAGATGAATTAGAATAGTGCTCTTCGTAACAACTCGAAGACAATCAGAACTTACCTCGGTATTAGTCAGCAAGAGTTGGCTAACCTAGCTAGGATTATCCGCCAGATGCGATTAGCTTTGAAGTCTGGGAAGAAAGACTTTTAGCACAGTCTGGTAAACCATAGTAATCAGAACGGTTACAAGCTTAGTGCAAGCAAGAGCAACTATTTTATTACCGAACCATGTTTCGGTAGTTGCTTAATATTGCCGCGGAAACTTCAATCAGAGCAAGTACCGTTCCACATTCTGAATAAATAGTTATCAAGATGTTGGCCAAGGCATAGCAAGGAATTTGTAGCTTGCCACCTTTAAGCTAAGATTTATCCTCACTCATTAATCACGGCGTGATTTACTGATTCTCAAGGAATATTTGCAATAAACACCAGTGCATAAGTTGCTCTTAGTTGAAGATATAGGGAAATTCAGCTCCGATTAGAAGTTATCAACAGCTATGACATAAGCAAAATCATGAAAGTTGTAGCGACCATTTAGAGTAGATTGCATTATTGGTTGGTTGTGGGTTCAGGGAAAAAGTCTGCGTAAACTTCAAGTCCTACTGTAACCACTCTTAGGGTCTGAGCAACCTATGGGATTCTGTTACAACAATCGGCAATGCTTCAGTCTGGTCTTAAAAACTTCCTATCGGTAAATATAGATTTCTTCTACATCAACTCCAAGCAGCTGAACCTACAGGATTTTGCTACACAAGCATCATTTCCTTTGGTTAGGTCATCTTACTGTGCGTCTGGTAATACTTGCAATGTCCCTTGAGGGATATCTCACGGCAAGCCCTGCTGCGTCTACCCTTTGCTCCTCTCGCCACCCAAGCGAACAACGTCTTACATCACCGCTGAAATCCATAGACAAAATAATTGTAGGAAAACACCAACCATGACTGACGAAAAAATTAGACAAATAGCTTTCTATGGTAAAGGCGGTATCGGTAAATCTACCACCTCCCAAAACACCCTAGCAGCTATGGCAGAAATGGGTCAACGCATCTTAATCGTTGGTTGCGACCCTAAAGCTGACTCTACCCGTTTGATGCTACACAGCAAAGCCCAAACAAGCGTTCTCCAATTAGCTGCTGAACGAGGCGCTGTGGAAGACATAGAACTCGAAGAAGTTATGCTGACTGGCTTTCGGGATGTCCGTTGTGTGGAGTCTGGTGGGCCAGAACCTGGTGTAGGCTGCGCCGGTCGCGGTATCATTACCGCTATTAACTTCTTAGAAGAAAACGGTGCATACAAAGACGTTGACTTCGTGTCTTACGACGTATTGGGTGACGTTGTGTGCGGTGGTTTCGCTATGCCTATTCGTGAAGGTAAAGCACAAGAAATCTACATCGTGACATCAGGTGAAATGATGGCGATGTATGCAGCTAACAACATTGCTCGTGGTGTTCTCAAGTATGCTCACACCGGTGGCGTGCGCTTAGGTGGTTTGAT
This region of Nostoc sp. UHCC 0302 genomic DNA includes:
- the nifH gene encoding nitrogenase iron protein, translating into MTDEKIRQIAFYGKGGIGKSTTSQNTLAAMAEMGQRILIVGCDPKADSTRLMLHSKAQTSVLQLAAERGAVEDIELEEVMLTGFRDVRCVESGGPEPGVGCAGRGIITAINFLEENGAYKDVDFVSYDVLGDVVCGGFAMPIREGKAQEIYIVTSGEMMAMYAANNIARGVLKYAHTGGVRLGGLICNSRNVDREIELIETLAKRLNTQMIHYVPRDNIVQHAELRRMTVNEYAPDSNQGQEYRALATKIINNKNLTIPTPIEMEELEELLIEFGVLESEENAAMLIGKSSAEAPVESTTK